The genomic segment tgtcagggcagtcatcgattgtggccgggcaccaactagttcttctggtctcaggatgatggaggtctctggttcatgttgccctttctgtctcttgggctcttagttgttgtgtgaccttggtgttcttcattctccttggctccaggtgggttgagaccaattgatgcatcttagatggccacttgttagcatttaagaccccagacgccacatttcaaagtgggatgcagaatgttttcataatagaattattttgccaattgacttagaagtccccttaaaccatggtccccaaacccccgcccttgctccgctgagctttgaagcattcattttatcccggaaacttctttgcttttggtccagaccaattgagctgaccttccacgtattgagtgttgtccttcccttcacctaaagcagttcttatctactaattaaagagtaaaaaaccctctctctccctccctccctccctccctcctcacctcgtaaccacaaaagtatgtgttcttctcagtttatactatttctcaagatcttataatagtggtcttatacaatatttgtccttttgcctctgactaatttcgctcagcataatgccttccaggttcctccgtgttatgaaatgtttcacagattcgtcactgttctttatcgatgcgtagtattccattgtgtgaatataccacaatttatttacccattcatccactgatggacaccttggttgcttccagctttttgcgattgtaaacagagctgcaataaacatgggtgtgcatatatctgtttgtgtgaaggctcttgtttctctagggtatattccgaggagtgggatttctgggttgtatggtagttccatttctaactgtttaagataacgccagatagatttccaaagtggttgtaccattttacattcccatcagcagtgtataagagttccaatctctccgcagcctctccagcatttactattttgtgttttttggattaatgccagccttgttggagtgagatggaatctcatcgtagttttaatttgcatttctctaatggctaatgatcaagagcattttctcatgtatctgttagctgcctgaatatcttctttagtgcagtgtgtgttcatatcctttgcccacttcttgattgggttgtttgtctttttgtggttgagttttgacagaatcatatagattttagagatcaggcgctggtcggagatgtcatagctgaaaattctttcccagtctgtaggtggtctttttactcttttggtgaactctttagatgagcataggtgtttgatttttaggagctcccagttatcgggtttctcttcatcatttttggtaatgttttgtattctgtttatgccttgtattagggctcctaaggttgtccctattttttcttccatgatctttatcgttttagtctttatgtttaggtctttgatccacttggagttagtttttgtgcatggtgtgaggtatgggtcctgtttcatttttttgcaaatggatatccagttatgccagcaccatttgttaaaaagactatcttttccccaattacctgacactgggcctttgtcaaatatcagctgctcatttgtggatggatttatatctgggttctcaattctgttccactggtctatgtgcctgttgttgtactaataccaggctgttttgactactgtggctgcataataggttctgaaatcaggtagagtgaggcctcccactttcttcttctttttcagtaatgctttgcttatccgaggcttctttaccttccatatgaagttggtgatttgtttctctatcaccttaaaaaatgatattggaatttggatcagaagtgcattgtatgtatagatggcttttggtagaatagacatttttactatgttaagtcttcctatccatgagcaaggtatgtttttccacttaagtaggtccgtttgaatttcttgtagtagagctttgtagttttctttgtataggtcttttacatccttggtaagatttagtcctaagtattttatcttcttgggggctactgtgaatggtattgatttggtgatttcctcttcgatgttctttttgttgatgtagaggaatccaagtgatttttgtatgtttatcttataacctgagactctgccaaactcttctattagtttcagtagttttctggaggattccttagggttttttgtgtataagatcatgtcatctgcaaatagagataattttacttcctccttgccaatccggatgccctttatttctttgtctagcctaattgctctggctaggacttctagcacgatgttgaataagagcggtgataaagggcattctggtctggttccagttctcaagggaaatgttttcaggttctctccgtttagagtgatattggctgttggctttgcatagatgccctttattatgttgaggaattttccttcaattcctattttggtgacagtttttattataaatgggtgttggactttgtcaaatgccttttctgcatcaattgataagatcatgtggtttttgtcttttgttttatttatgtggtggattacattaatggtttttctaatattaaaccagccttgcatacctggtataaatcccacttggtcgtggtgaattatttttttgatatattgttgaattctattggctagaattttgttgaggatttttgcatctatgttcatgagggatataggtctgtaattttctttttttgtaatgtctttacctggttttggtatcagggagatggtggcttcatagaatgagttgggaagtattccatcattttctatgctttgaaatacctttagtagtagtggtgttaactcttctctgaaagtttggtagaactctgcagtgaagctgtcggggccagggcttttttttgttgggagttttttgattactgtttcaatctcttttttttgttatgggtctatttagttgttctacttctgaatgtgttagtttaggtaggtagtgtttttccaggaattcatccatttcttctaggtctgcaaatttgttagagtacaatttttcgtaataatctgatatgattattttaatttcagttgagtctgttgtgatgtggcccttctcgtttcttattcgggttatttgtttcctttcctgtatttctttagtcagtctagccaatggtttatcgattttgttaattttttcaaagaaccagcttttggctttgttaattctttcaattgtttttctgttctctaattcatttagttcagctctaatttttattatttgttttcttctggtgcctgatggattcttttgttgctcactttctgtttgttcaagttgtagggacagttctctgattttggctctttcttctttttgtatgtgtgcatttatcgatagaaattggcctctgagcactgcttttgctgtgtcccagaggttttgataggaagtattttcattctcgttgcattctatgaatttccttattcccttcttgatgtcttctataacccagtcttttttcaggagggtattgttcagtttccaagtatttgatttcttttccctagtttttctgttattgatttctagttttattgccttgtggtctgagaagatgctttgtaatattttgatgttttggattctgcaaaggtttgttttatgacctaatatgtggtctattccagagaatgttccatgtgcgctagaaaaaaaagtatactttgcagcagttgggtggagagctctgtataaagtcaatgaggtcaagttggttgattgttgtaattaggtcttccgtgtctctattgagcttcttactggatgtcctgtccttctccaaaagtgatgtgttgaagtctcctactataattgtggaggtgtctatctcacttttcagttctgttaaaatttgatttatgtatcttgcagccctgtcattgggtgcataaatatttactatggttatgtcttcctgatcaattctcccttttatcattatgtagtgtccttctttatcctttgtggtggatttaagtctaaagtctattttgtcaggaattaatattgctactcctcttcttttttgcttattgtttgcttgatatatttttttccatcctttgagtttttgtttgtgtctctaagtctaaggtgtgtctcttgtaggcagcatatagatggatcgtgtttctttatccagcccaagactctctgtctctttattggtgcatttagtccatttacattcagcgtaattatagataaataagtgtttggtgttgtcattttgatgcctttttgtgtgtgttgttgacaatttcatttttccacttagttttttgtgctgagacgtttttcttagtaaattgtgagatcctcattttcgtactGTTTGAGTTTATGtatgttgagtcgttacgtttttcttggcttttatcttgagttatggagttgttatacctctttgtggttaccttaatatttacccctatttttctaagtaaaaacctaacttgtgttgtcctatatcgccttgtatcactctacatatggcagttctatgccacctgtatttagtccctctttttgattattgtgatcttttacatattgacttcaatgattccctgttatgagcattttttttttttaattaatcttaatttgtttttgtgaattccctatttgagttgatatcaggatgttctgttttgtgaccttgtgttgtgctggtatctggtattattggttttctgaccaaacagtatcctttagcatttcttgtagctttggtttggtttttgcaaattctctaagcttgtgtttatctgtaaatatcttaatttcgccttcatatttcagagagagttttgctggatatatgatccttgactggcagtttttctccttcagtgctctgtatatgtcatcccattgccttcgtgcctgcatggtttctgctgagtagtctgaacttattcttattgattctcccttgaaggagacctttctttcctccctggctgcttttaaaattttctctttatctttggttttggcgagtttgatgataatatgtcttggtgtttttctttttggatcagtcttaaatggggttcgatgagcatcttggatagatatcccttcgtctttcatgatgtcagggaagttttctgtcagcagatcttcaactattttctctgtgttttctgtcctccctccctgttctgggactgcaatcacacgcaagttatccatcttgatagagccccacatgattcttatggtttcttcattttttttaattcttttatctgatttttttttcagctatgttggtgttaattccctggtcctccagatttcccactctgcattctaattgctcaagtctgctcctctgacttcctattgagttgtctaattctgtaattttattgttaatcttttggatttctacatgctgtctctctatggattcttgcaacttattaatttttccactatgttcttgaataatctttttgagttcttcaactgttttatcagtgtgttccttggctttttctgcagtttgctttattttgtttctaatgtcttgaagcattctgtaaattagttttttgtattctgtatctgataattccaagattgtatcttcatttgggaaagattttgattcttttgtttggggggttgtagaagctgtcatggtctgattctttatgtggtttgatatcgactgctgtctccgagccatcactaagatatacaAAGGAacaagatatagtagtggtttattctgtaattgctcactgagtcttatcttgttttgttttctttcaatatacgagGATGGGATACTAGATTgttctgtcttgtttgttgtagcccttgacttacttatgacctattaccagctggtttgggctgttgccagatatatatgcctgagtctattcactattcttgagtagaatctgattttgggtcatcaagtgtgtgctgcaccctaacacctatccacctcgagaagtagtggtgatagttgtgtgcaccagattctattagcagctggggttcaccctccggcgGGGGGACAGGAtggtgacaggcttcccccaagtgtcagtgaggtaggtgtgtctctattcctatagcaccttggtgggagggcactgcagctgtaccttaggcctccaatgcaagtacctctactgattggtagatgtcgCCCTcttcagacccctaaggcaagaggcaaggtggtctggggggagcttcagccctcagttccctgttgtgggtcagttagggctctgttgaataagcagagatatcagacctgggaaatttgtttttccagaaaatccgctaaaaaaaaatgcagtcggatccctatcagaactgcctttggattataaccgccaccttgttccctgtaaggatgaaagtccgagatttggatcttatatgcttggctgtagctggttctgtgtttttagtccagttagggatggatttttggtccctgggttttttgtggttccttctttcagaccggaagaatgggttaggaaaagaccaaaaaaaaaaaaagggggggggggaagcaacgCCGCCGCGGaaccggagctgttctccctctggctcaggaaattccaatgttaacgaagccgcctgggaagggcgggggagggttcagagaaataggagagtagcaccgtggaatatagccaaagttgcttatcttgcttggaatgactattttatctgagattcccgaggggcgtgttgcctatgtgtgctggctgtgtggagattgcccccgagggtctggtccgctgaagccgcggtcagatcctccgctgccagtccgaagcccagcgtcaaggttcccctgctagaacgctgcactcccggctccaaaatcagtcgctgcctcctggggacttctcgtcccaccagctgcgtcgccgcGCCCCCgtacggaccggctgggccccctcccggggttagttcaggggagtagggctgtgccccgtgcttgcgccgtgacagcgcccaatcaaatgcccggcgccaaggttccctggctgggacgctgcactcccagctccaaaaccagtcactgcctcccggggacttctcccaccagccccaTCGCCACCCCACCCgcacggaccagctgggccccctcccggagtgagttcagggtggtagggctgcgccccttgtttgcgccatcccaagattttgagttcagctcccctgggcccagacctaagcccggtgccaaggttacctgactgggacgctggctccagtctccgaaaacagtcactgcctccccgtatttgttcgttctcggtctctaaatctgtgtttgttgttcagggttctagattgttatgtatgtgatcgattcacttgtttttcctagtctttgttgcaagagggatccgaagtagcatctacctagtccgccatcttggccccgcctccacctACTTGTCTTTTTTAAGAGTTAGCTTTTGATTTTCATCCTAATCCCTACTGGATATTATGTTTCCTTTGTAGCCCTTTCTGATGACATTTTTCTGGCTTTTCCTTTCcattcttaaactttttttttttttttttgagtttcttcATCGAGTTTTGAGACAAATGTTTAATACATTTAATTTCAACCTTTTTATACTTTTCCTTCTAGTCCAATTAGATGTTCCTCTTCTTCTGTCTTATGATTTGATcttaagttttaattttgatattAACATTGCCATACCAATTGTCTTTATCTTAGTGCTAACTCAGTATTTCTTTCTCATCCACTAATTTGTAATGATTCTGCATTCTTTAGGTTTCCTTTTAAAACTTCCTTGAAGAGTCACTGCTCCAGTGGGGTTGGGAGCTACCCATGCGCCCAAGAATGACAATGAGGagaagcctcagaagacagaGTTAGACTCCCAACTGAGGAAACTGACAGAGCTACAGGGTGAGCCAGGCCCTGACTGGGAGTACATGTTCCCCAGGGAGAAATTCTGTTCCCTTTGGAAAAAAATGCAAAGTGGATTCCCCCTGGTGAATCACCAAGCCTGGAGAGATAccacatttgttttaaaaatgcaaGTCTGAAGTTTGCCTCACAGATAAACCAATACATTACAACCaataaaaatatactttaaaaagttACTCCCCAGCATGCTCAGGAATCTACAACATACCTAAAACCTTGTaagtcttcctttttctcttgcaGCCATGAAGCCTGAGCACTGTGGTACCTAGAACCCAAGTTGTTCTACCCTGACCTTCTGCCCAACCATGGAAGAATTTAAAGATTTCAACAAATGCGTTGCTTACATGGAATCCCAAGGTGCACACCGAGCAGGCCTGGCTAAGATAAGTCCACCGAAGGAATGGAAAGCCAGACAGACCTATGATGACATCAGTGACATCCAAATAGCCACTCCTCTGCAGCAGGTGGTCTTTGGGCGGGCAGGTGTGTTTACACGATaccataaaaagaagaaagccatGACCGTGGGGGAGTATCGCCACTTGGCTGACAGTGACAAATACCGCACTCCACCACACCTGGATTTTGAAGACTTGGAGCGAAAGTACTGGAAGAACCGCCTGTACGACTCTCCGATTTATGGCGCCGACATCAGCGGCTCCTTGTTTGATGAAAACACTGAACACTGGAACCTCAGAAACCTGGGAACAATTCAGGACCTGCTGGAATGGGAGTGCGGGGTCGTCATCGAAGGCGTCAACATGCCCTACTTGTACTTCGGCATGTGGAAGACCACCTTCGCTTGGCACACGGAGGACATGGACCTGTACAGCATCAGCTACCTGCACTTTGGGGAGCCCAAAACGTGGTACGCGGTGCCCCCGGAGCACGGCCGATGCCTGGAACGCCTGGCCAGGGAGCTTTTCCCGGGCAGTGCGCAGGGCTGTGAGGCCTTCCTGCGGCACAAGGTGGCTCTCATCTCGCCCACCGTGCTCAGGGAGAATGGCATTCCCTTCAGTCGCATCACCCAGGAGGCTGGCGAGTTCATGGTGATGTTCCCCTATGGCTACCACGCTGGCTTCAATCACGGCTTCAACTGTGCCGAAGCCATCAACTTTGGCACCCTGCGCTGGGTTGATTATGGCAAAGTGGCGTCTCAGTGCAGCTGTGGGGAGGCCAGGGTCGTGTTTTCCATGGACGCCTTCGTGCGCGTTCTGCAACCCGAGCGCTACGAGCGCTGGAAACGGGCGAGACCGGATGGTCGTGGAGcacaggaagcccatggagccaGCCGGCCAGGAACGGACCGCCTGGAGGGAGGCCCGGGCACCCAAGAGAGTTGCACCGGGCATGCAGCACCCCCGCCCCGCCAGGCCCTGTGCCTTTCTAGTCCTCTGGCCTCCAGCGGTGGCTCCCGCCTCAGTGCTCCTGTGTGTCCTGCTCCCTGGCTCCTCTGCATGCAGCTCTGCTGTGCAGCCTGAGGCTGCTGTCCCTGCCACATCCATTGCCGCTGCTCCAAGCTCCGATGAGCCCGGCCCGGTAGCCGTGCCAACCCCGGGTCTGCCTGCTCTGCATCTCCAGCCTTCACCTGATGGAAGTGTTCTTGGTGGTGCTCCTTGTTGTCTTCGGGAATCTGAAGATGAGGAACAGCCCCTCCAGGCCTCTGCTAAGAGGTGCACTGCCCCCACAGTTCCAGGCC from the Loxodonta africana isolate mLoxAfr1 chromosome 7, mLoxAfr1.hap2, whole genome shotgun sequence genome contains:
- the LOC100675588 gene encoding LOW QUALITY PROTEIN: lysine-specific demethylase 4D-like (The sequence of the model RefSeq protein was modified relative to this genomic sequence to represent the inferred CDS: inserted 2 bases in 1 codon) → MVTGFPQVSVSRCLLGTSRPTSCVAAPPYGPAGPPPGNPSCSTLTFCPTMEEFKDFNKCVAYMESQGAHRAGLAKISPPKEWKARQTYDDISDIQIATPLQQVVFGRAGVFTRYHKKKKAMTVGEYRHLADSDKYRTPPHLDFEDLERKYWKNRLYDSPIYGADISGSLFDENTEHWNLRNLGTIQDLLEWECGVVIEGVNMPYLYFGMWKTTFAWHTEDMDLYSISYLHFGEPKTWYAVPPEHGRCLERLARELFPGSAQGCEAFLRHKVALISPTVLRENGIPFSRITQEAGEFMVMFPYGYHAGFNHGFNCAEAINFGTLRWVDYGKVASQCSCGEARVVFSMDAFVRVLQPERYERWKXGRDRMVVEHRKPMEPAGQERTAWREARAPKRVAPGMQHPRPARPCAFLVLWPPAVAPASVLLCVLLPGSSACSSAVQPEAAVPATSIAAAPSSDEPGPVAVPTPGLPALHLQPSPDGSVLGGAPCCLRESEDEEQPLQASAKRCTAPTVPGLKSQPLPGHGL